One genomic segment of Actinoplanes ianthinogenes includes these proteins:
- a CDS encoding TetR/AcrR family transcriptional regulator, translating into MRRSGRGEQAVRNNEAILVAAREIFLADPRAPVAAVAERAKVGIGALYRRYPSKEDLLRTLCHDGLRTFIAEAERAGQEPDDWAAFTTFLHGVVRADVHSLTVHLAGTFTPTAQMDEDARVASGLATGLIERARPHLRPGVDAADVTLLLEMCAAVRVPDRERTAELRDRCLTMLLDGLRADGALPGPPPTTAELNWRWLPR; encoded by the coding sequence GCAACAACGAGGCGATCCTGGTCGCGGCCCGCGAGATCTTCCTGGCCGATCCGCGGGCGCCGGTCGCCGCGGTCGCCGAGCGGGCCAAGGTCGGCATCGGCGCGCTCTACCGGCGCTATCCGAGCAAGGAGGATCTGCTCCGCACGCTGTGCCACGACGGACTGAGGACGTTCATCGCCGAGGCGGAGCGGGCCGGGCAGGAGCCGGACGACTGGGCCGCGTTCACCACGTTCCTGCACGGCGTCGTGCGGGCCGACGTGCACTCGCTGACAGTGCATCTGGCCGGCACGTTCACCCCGACCGCGCAGATGGACGAGGACGCGAGGGTGGCCTCCGGGCTCGCCACCGGCCTGATCGAGCGGGCCCGGCCACACCTGCGCCCGGGCGTCGACGCCGCCGACGTGACACTGCTGCTGGAGATGTGCGCGGCGGTCCGCGTCCCGGACCGCGAACGCACCGCTGAGCTGCGCGACCGCTGCCTGACGATGCTGCTCGACGGCTTGCGCGCGGACGGAGCACTGCCCGGCCCGCCCCCGACCACGGCCGAGCTCAACTGGCGCTGGCTACCCCGATGA